One Stenotrophomonas maltophilia DNA window includes the following coding sequences:
- the parE gene encoding DNA topoisomerase IV subunit B, which translates to MNARYNAADIEVLSGLDPVKRRPGMYTDTARPNHLAQEVIDNSVDEALAGHARSIEITLYKDGSVEVSDDGRGMPVDIHPEEKIPGVELILTRLHAGGKFSNNNYTFSGGLHGVGVSVVNALSTLVEVHIKREGAEHRITFRNGDRATPLEVVGSVGKKNTGTRVRFWPDPKYFDTPKFAVRALKHLLRAKAVLCPGLTVKLTDEATGEVDTWYYEDGLRDYLKLELGDREMLPAELFVGNLKKDTEIVDWAVAWLPEGELVQESYVNLIPTAQHGTHVNGLRTGLTEALREFCDFRNLLPRGVKLAPEDVWDRVSFVLSLKMTDPQFSGQTKERLSSRQAAGFVEGAAHDAFSLLLNQNVDLGEKIAQIAIERASARLKTEKLVVRKKVTQGPALPGKLADCISQDLSRTELFLVEGDSAGGSAKQARDKDFQAIMPLRGKILNTWEVSSNSVLASEEVHNLAIAIGCDPGKDDISGLRYGKVIILADADSDGLHIATLLTALFLKHFPALVDAGHVFVAMPPLFRIDVGKQVFYALDEEEKRSMLDKIEREKIKGAINVTRFKGLGEMNPPQLRESTIHPDTRRLVQLTVDDREQTSSLMDMLLAKKRASDRKGWLESKGDLASLEV; encoded by the coding sequence ATGAACGCCCGTTATAACGCCGCCGATATTGAAGTCCTGTCCGGCCTTGACCCGGTCAAGCGCCGTCCCGGCATGTATACCGACACCGCGCGCCCGAACCACCTGGCGCAGGAAGTGATCGACAACTCGGTGGACGAGGCCCTCGCCGGCCATGCCCGCTCGATCGAGATCACCCTGTACAAGGACGGCAGCGTGGAGGTCAGCGATGACGGCCGCGGCATGCCGGTGGACATCCACCCGGAAGAGAAGATCCCGGGTGTCGAGCTGATCCTCACCCGCCTGCATGCGGGCGGCAAGTTCAGCAACAACAACTACACCTTCTCCGGCGGCCTGCACGGTGTCGGCGTCAGCGTGGTCAATGCACTGTCGACCCTGGTCGAGGTGCACATCAAGCGCGAAGGTGCCGAGCACCGCATCACCTTCCGCAACGGCGACCGCGCCACCCCGCTGGAAGTGGTCGGCAGCGTCGGCAAGAAGAACACCGGTACCCGCGTGCGCTTCTGGCCGGACCCGAAGTACTTCGACACGCCCAAGTTCGCGGTGCGCGCGCTCAAGCACCTGCTGCGCGCCAAGGCCGTGCTGTGCCCGGGCCTGACCGTGAAGCTGACCGACGAGGCCACCGGTGAAGTCGATACCTGGTACTACGAAGACGGTCTGCGCGATTACCTGAAGCTGGAGCTGGGCGATCGCGAGATGCTGCCGGCCGAGCTGTTCGTCGGCAACCTGAAGAAAGACACCGAGATCGTGGACTGGGCCGTGGCCTGGCTGCCGGAAGGCGAGCTGGTGCAGGAAAGCTACGTCAACCTGATTCCCACTGCCCAGCACGGCACCCACGTCAACGGCCTGCGCACCGGCCTGACCGAGGCGCTGCGCGAGTTCTGCGACTTCCGCAACCTGCTGCCGCGTGGCGTCAAGCTGGCCCCGGAAGACGTGTGGGACCGGGTGTCGTTCGTGCTGTCGCTGAAGATGACCGACCCGCAGTTCAGCGGCCAGACCAAGGAGCGCCTGTCCTCGCGCCAGGCCGCCGGCTTCGTTGAAGGCGCCGCCCACGATGCCTTCAGCCTGCTGCTGAACCAGAACGTGGACCTGGGCGAGAAGATCGCGCAGATCGCCATCGAACGCGCCAGCGCGCGCCTGAAGACCGAAAAGCTGGTCGTCCGCAAGAAGGTCACCCAGGGCCCGGCCCTGCCTGGCAAGCTGGCCGACTGCATCAGCCAGGACCTGTCGCGCACCGAGCTGTTCCTGGTGGAAGGTGACTCGGCAGGCGGCAGCGCCAAGCAGGCACGTGACAAGGATTTCCAGGCGATCATGCCGTTGCGCGGCAAGATCCTGAACACCTGGGAAGTCTCGTCCAACAGCGTGCTGGCCTCGGAGGAAGTGCACAACCTGGCCATCGCCATCGGTTGCGATCCCGGCAAGGACGACATCAGCGGCCTGCGCTACGGCAAGGTCATCATCCTGGCCGACGCGGACTCGGACGGCCTGCACATCGCCACCCTGCTCACCGCCCTGTTCCTCAAGCACTTCCCGGCGCTGGTCGATGCCGGCCACGTGTTCGTGGCGATGCCACCGCTGTTCCGCATCGACGTGGGCAAGCAGGTGTTCTACGCCCTGGACGAGGAAGAAAAGCGCTCGATGCTGGACAAGATCGAACGCGAGAAGATCAAGGGCGCGATCAACGTCACCCGCTTCAAGGGCCTGGGCGAGATGAATCCGCCACAGCTGCGCGAGTCGACCATCCACCCGGATACGCGCCGCCTGGTGCAGCTGACCGTGGACGATCGCGAGCAGACGAGCTCGCTGATGGACATGCTGCTGGCCAAGAAGCGCGCGTCCGACCGCAAGGGCTGGCTGGAGTCGAAGGGCGACCTGGCTTCGCTGGAAGTCTGA